The following proteins are co-located in the Spirosoma montaniterrae genome:
- a CDS encoding alpha/beta hydrolase family protein: MRSFRQQTYAVWLLCSLFLFVTSCRDQTADNTQPKPDQYLVSATPIGSVTTTEQLRARFADFGPLVGTFLRNNIRVYRVVYKTKNFDNSEVNASGALIVPEGNTSFPLASYQHGTLFDEAQAPSYYTPQTESFSVGSLVASLGYIVACPDYIGYGESKAIEHPYEHRQVTAQTCLDMLRASRELLAKPATDGRQATWDNRLFLGGYSQGGGATMALLKHIEETVPTEFRLIAATCGAGAYNKEGFMQDLINTRTHGIASYNNLYSWVLRTYNRTYPNLSRPMSYYFREPFATDVQQNGNRANINVSINTAFSDQFRNGVNSGSDAAFLAAVRDNNMYDWKPNTPLQLYHGTADQQVFFRNSQDAFDAMRKRGATNVELIRIEGKDHGPAIQDYLLGTFSFFTTKNVR, translated from the coding sequence ATGAGATCGTTCCGCCAGCAGACCTACGCCGTATGGCTGCTTTGTTCACTCTTTCTTTTTGTTACAAGCTGCCGCGACCAGACTGCCGATAACACCCAGCCGAAACCCGATCAATACCTTGTTAGTGCCACGCCCATCGGCTCGGTTACTACGACCGAGCAGCTACGCGCCCGTTTTGCTGATTTTGGTCCGCTTGTCGGTACGTTCCTCCGCAATAATATTCGGGTGTATCGGGTGGTGTATAAAACCAAAAACTTCGATAACTCAGAAGTGAACGCGTCGGGCGCGCTGATTGTGCCGGAAGGGAATACATCGTTCCCGTTAGCCAGTTATCAGCACGGTACGCTGTTCGACGAAGCGCAGGCACCGTCGTATTATACTCCGCAAACCGAATCGTTTTCCGTGGGTTCGCTGGTGGCCTCGCTGGGCTATATCGTAGCCTGCCCCGATTATATCGGCTATGGCGAATCGAAGGCAATAGAACATCCGTATGAACACCGGCAGGTGACAGCCCAAACGTGTTTAGACATGCTGCGGGCATCACGGGAATTGCTCGCCAAACCCGCTACCGACGGGCGACAGGCTACCTGGGACAACCGGCTGTTTCTGGGCGGCTATTCGCAGGGGGGAGGAGCCACAATGGCCCTGCTCAAACACATCGAGGAGACTGTACCAACTGAGTTTCGGCTGATTGCCGCTACCTGCGGGGCAGGAGCTTATAACAAAGAAGGCTTCATGCAGGATTTGATCAATACCCGAACCCACGGCATTGCGTCTTACAACAACCTGTATTCGTGGGTGTTGCGGACGTACAACCGGACCTACCCGAATCTGAGCCGACCGATGAGCTATTACTTTCGGGAGCCGTTCGCCACCGACGTGCAGCAGAACGGCAACCGGGCCAATATCAACGTCAGTATCAACACGGCCTTTTCCGACCAGTTTCGCAACGGCGTCAACAGCGGCTCCGACGCGGCTTTTTTAGCTGCCGTGCGCGACAACAACATGTACGACTGGAAGCCCAACACTCCTCTTCAACTCTATCACGGCACCGCCGACCAGCAGGTATTTTTCCGCAATTCGCAGGACGCCTTCGATGCCATGCGGAAACGCGGGGCCACTAACGTTGAATTGATTCGGATTGAGGGTAAAGACCACGGCCCCGCTATTCAGGACTATCTACTTGGCACATTCAGCTTTTTTACGACGAAAAATGTACGATAA
- a CDS encoding lysostaphin resistance A-like protein, protein MQSVYAPNHATSRPPTLGGLMILIGFILIGGVVSTMLMAVLLVLTKGLPVSDIQPYLLDLTTSPATKPGAWYEIMLLQTVNHLGTFLLPALAYWYWIERRNWAQFSVRPLSAVVGLSLVALIVIAFMPFDSLIIDWNRNLHLPQTLAPLEQWIRDKEKDLEGLTKYLTTFNTPLQLLVALLVIGVIPAIGEEVLFRGILQRNLTYWTKNVHVGIWVAAILFSAIHVQFLGFFPRMLLGALFGYLYVWSGNLWVAILAHFVNNGFTVFMVYLNQRKLVSFDVDSTEAVPVWAGLIAGVVTAGLLVIFRSQNHLNQD, encoded by the coding sequence ATGCAATCCGTCTACGCACCTAACCACGCAACGTCTCGTCCGCCCACGCTCGGCGGCCTGATGATTCTTATCGGTTTTATACTTATCGGGGGTGTTGTCAGTACGATGCTGATGGCGGTTTTACTGGTGCTGACCAAAGGACTTCCGGTGTCTGATATTCAGCCCTATCTGCTCGATCTGACCACCAGCCCGGCAACGAAACCCGGCGCGTGGTACGAAATCATGCTGCTCCAGACCGTCAATCACCTCGGCACGTTTCTGCTGCCCGCACTGGCTTACTGGTACTGGATCGAACGCCGAAACTGGGCGCAGTTCAGCGTTCGGCCCCTATCGGCGGTGGTGGGACTAAGCCTGGTGGCTCTGATTGTCATCGCATTTATGCCCTTCGACAGCCTGATTATCGACTGGAACCGCAACCTGCATCTGCCCCAGACGCTGGCTCCGCTTGAGCAATGGATTCGGGATAAGGAAAAAGACCTTGAAGGGCTTACCAAATATCTCACCACATTTAATACACCCCTGCAACTACTGGTGGCTCTGCTCGTGATCGGCGTTATTCCGGCCATTGGCGAAGAGGTGTTGTTTCGTGGTATCCTACAACGCAATCTGACGTATTGGACCAAAAACGTTCATGTCGGCATCTGGGTAGCGGCCATTCTGTTCAGTGCTATTCACGTTCAGTTTCTTGGCTTTTTTCCCCGCATGTTGCTGGGCGCGTTGTTTGGCTATCTGTACGTCTGGTCGGGCAATTTGTGGGTGGCGATTCTGGCGCATTTTGTCAACAATGGCTTCACCGTTTTTATGGTTTATCTGAACCAACGCAAACTGGTTTCGTTCGATGTTGACAGTACAGAAGCCGTACCGGTCTGGGCAGGGTTGATAGCTGGGGTTGTTACGGCGGGGCTGCTGGTAATTTTCAGATCTCAAAATCATTTGAACCAAGATTAG
- a CDS encoding type II toxin-antitoxin system RelE family toxin, protein MMYRVDSIEHFEREAKRLKKKFPSLKEEINRLIDSLEKDPFQGAAMRDGFYKIRLGIKSKGKGKRGGARVITCVKVVAETVFLVSIYDKSEQSDIADSELTRLLTELP, encoded by the coding sequence ATGATGTATCGCGTTGACAGTATCGAGCATTTTGAACGCGAAGCGAAACGGTTGAAAAAGAAGTTTCCTTCACTCAAAGAAGAGATCAATCGCCTAATTGATTCGCTTGAAAAGGACCCGTTTCAAGGCGCAGCTATGCGCGACGGATTCTATAAAATTCGCTTGGGAATCAAATCGAAAGGCAAAGGAAAACGGGGCGGAGCGCGTGTCATCACGTGCGTGAAGGTCGTTGCCGAAACGGTTTTTTTGGTTTCGATCTACGATAAATCGGAACAGTCGGATATTGCCGACAGCGAACTGACCCGGTTGCTAACCGAATTGCCTTAG
- the bioB gene encoding biotin synthase BioB, with translation MLRTDWTRAEIADIYNAPVLDLIYQAATVHRQHHDPQEVQVCTLLSVKTGGCPEDCAYCPQAARYHTDVKVHKLMEVDEVLTAAQHAKDSGSTRFCMGAAWREVRDNRDFDKVLDMVQGVNAMGLEVCCTLGMLTESQAEKLKNAGLYAYNHNLDTSEEFYGDIITTRTYDDRLDTINHARKAGISVCSGGIIGMGESDGDRIGMLHTLATLPQHPESVPVNALVPVEGTPLEEQPRVSVWEMVRMIATARIIMPKAMVRLSAGRVRMTTEEQALCFLAGANSIFAGDKLLTTPNPAEDADQQLFQTLNIRPRKAFKDAEKPSVVFEQIPM, from the coding sequence ATGTTGCGTACCGACTGGACCCGCGCCGAAATCGCCGATATTTATAACGCTCCCGTACTGGACCTGATTTATCAGGCCGCTACCGTTCATCGCCAACACCACGACCCGCAGGAGGTGCAGGTTTGTACGTTGCTGTCGGTTAAAACGGGTGGTTGCCCCGAAGACTGTGCCTACTGCCCGCAGGCGGCCCGCTATCACACCGACGTAAAGGTGCACAAACTGATGGAGGTTGATGAAGTGCTGACAGCCGCTCAACATGCCAAAGACAGCGGCAGTACGCGCTTTTGCATGGGCGCGGCCTGGCGCGAAGTGCGCGACAACCGTGATTTCGATAAGGTTCTCGACATGGTGCAGGGCGTAAATGCAATGGGCCTCGAAGTCTGCTGCACGCTCGGTATGCTTACCGAAAGTCAGGCGGAGAAGTTGAAAAACGCCGGGCTTTACGCCTATAACCATAACCTCGATACGAGCGAAGAATTTTACGGCGACATCATCACCACCCGCACCTACGACGACCGTTTAGACACCATCAACCACGCCCGTAAAGCTGGTATTTCGGTTTGTTCAGGCGGCATCATCGGTATGGGTGAATCGGATGGCGACCGGATTGGTATGTTGCACACGCTGGCAACGCTGCCCCAACACCCGGAGTCGGTGCCGGTCAACGCGCTCGTGCCGGTAGAAGGAACGCCGTTGGAAGAGCAGCCGCGTGTGTCGGTCTGGGAAATGGTTCGGATGATTGCTACGGCGCGGATTATTATGCCGAAAGCGATGGTGCGGCTCTCTGCCGGGCGCGTTCGGATGACCACCGAAGAGCAGGCATTATGCTTTCTGGCCGGGGCCAACTCGATCTTCGCGGGCGACAAACTGCTGACAACGCCGAACCCTGCCGAAGACGCTGATCAGCAGTTATTCCAAACGCTCAACATCCGCCCGCGCAAAGCCTTTAAAGACGCCGAAAAACCTTCCGTTGTGTTCGAGCAAATACCAATGTAG
- a CDS encoding helix-turn-helix domain-containing protein, whose product MKILPPQLDVFALIMLLGVAQGIFLGIFFLTGERGRTVANRCLGWFMLAISAVTAEIFLGYTNYMFRVLWLVDFSEQFNFLVGPLFYFFVYARLYDQLPKRWVWHLVPFSLWCLNAITWFYQPVEFKYNAYISAYHPELSFVRFNEYIPHDFTELRDYVSELTLLSCFIYSMLSMVAVWQAYRQAGRTLGQFVSVQLTQLRNLAILNLTFPLLIVVVKPQFEEDLGDYILACYVTVLIYTTCFLVMRGSDFFRTAPMPALVADESTPTVEPKRKYEKSALSEELEEAVLIRLARLLDTEKPYLQADLSLPKLAERLQTSPHHLSQLLNDRLGQSFFDWLAAHRIAEAQQLLNNSATAHLKIDEIAERVGYNSPSAFHTAFKRITGQTPAQFRASLSA is encoded by the coding sequence ATGAAAATCCTGCCACCGCAGTTGGATGTATTCGCGCTGATTATGCTGCTGGGCGTGGCCCAGGGAATATTTTTAGGTATATTTTTCCTGACGGGCGAACGTGGGCGGACGGTAGCAAATCGCTGTTTGGGCTGGTTTATGCTGGCGATCTCGGCTGTAACAGCCGAAATTTTTCTGGGCTATACCAACTACATGTTCCGGGTGCTGTGGTTAGTCGACTTTTCGGAGCAATTCAATTTTCTGGTAGGGCCGCTGTTTTATTTTTTCGTGTACGCCCGGCTGTACGACCAATTACCAAAGCGGTGGGTATGGCATCTGGTGCCATTTAGCCTCTGGTGCCTGAATGCTATTACCTGGTTTTATCAACCTGTCGAGTTTAAGTACAATGCATATATTTCAGCCTATCATCCTGAATTATCATTTGTTCGCTTTAATGAATATATACCCCACGATTTTACGGAATTACGTGATTATGTGAGTGAGCTAACACTGTTAAGTTGTTTCATATACAGTATGTTATCGATGGTGGCTGTTTGGCAGGCTTACCGGCAGGCAGGCAGGACTCTGGGCCAGTTTGTATCGGTTCAACTTACCCAGCTTCGGAATCTGGCGATATTGAACCTGACGTTTCCACTGTTGATTGTTGTCGTTAAACCGCAGTTTGAAGAAGACCTGGGCGATTATATTCTGGCCTGTTACGTAACGGTTCTTATCTATACGACCTGTTTTTTAGTTATGCGCGGCTCCGATTTTTTTCGGACGGCCCCCATGCCTGCTCTGGTTGCAGACGAATCAACGCCGACCGTCGAGCCAAAGAGAAAATACGAAAAATCGGCTCTGTCGGAAGAACTGGAAGAGGCTGTATTAATCCGACTGGCCCGGCTGCTCGATACTGAGAAACCGTATCTGCAAGCCGATCTCTCCTTGCCCAAACTGGCCGAACGGCTGCAAACCAGCCCGCACCACCTCTCGCAACTGCTCAACGACCGGTTGGGGCAAAGCTTTTTCGACTGGCTGGCCGCGCATCGTATCGCCGAAGCGCAACAGCTACTTAATAACTCCGCAACAGCGCACCTGAAAATTGATGAGATCGCCGAGCGGGTAGGCTACAATTCGCCGTCGGCGTTTCACACCGCTTTCAAGCGCATTACCGGTCAAACTCCGGCTCAGTTTCGTGCGTCCCTATCGGCGTGA
- a CDS encoding carboxypeptidase-like regulatory domain-containing protein: MKKLLALLGLVLFLFIGAGLFSVAFAQGQERQVTFTGFITGGKTNEPLPNAYIYIPKAGKGVLSAPNGYFALPVFPGDSIIFSYVGFKTQYHIIPRRLSDLTYSAVVALQEDVKTLAEVKVYPYATEQLFKEAFVSLKLPDQMERDNLARNTDPAAIMRQAATMPMGAIANHQNFVNQQFFGRESAYGRSNMTTFAFTNPFAWANFIRSVKRGDFKSKEFRSELNKAPRENMTRKDILQDGN, from the coding sequence ATGAAGAAATTGCTGGCGTTACTGGGTTTGGTTTTATTCCTGTTCATTGGTGCAGGGCTGTTTTCGGTCGCATTCGCGCAAGGACAGGAGCGTCAGGTAACGTTCACAGGCTTCATTACAGGCGGCAAAACCAACGAGCCGCTGCCCAATGCCTATATCTACATTCCTAAAGCCGGAAAAGGCGTATTATCAGCTCCGAACGGTTATTTTGCCCTACCCGTTTTCCCCGGCGACAGTATCATTTTCAGCTATGTAGGCTTCAAAACGCAGTACCACATCATCCCGCGCCGACTCTCTGACCTGACCTATTCGGCGGTAGTGGCGTTGCAGGAAGACGTGAAAACGCTGGCCGAGGTAAAAGTGTACCCCTACGCCACCGAGCAGTTGTTCAAGGAAGCATTTGTTAGTCTGAAACTGCCCGATCAGATGGAACGCGATAACCTCGCCCGCAACACCGACCCGGCGGCTATTATGCGACAGGCCGCAACCATGCCGATGGGTGCCATTGCCAACCACCAGAATTTCGTGAATCAGCAGTTTTTCGGGCGCGAATCGGCCTACGGGCGCAGCAACATGACCACGTTTGCCTTTACGAACCCCTTCGCGTGGGCTAATTTCATCCGGTCAGTAAAACGGGGTGATTTCAAAAGCAAGGAATTCCGCAGCGAACTCAACAAAGCTCCTCGCGAAAACATGACCCGCAAGGACATCTTGCAGGATGGTAATTGA
- a CDS encoding phosphatidate cytidylyltransferase has protein sequence MKRRLANMSNLQQRVFAAVVAVPFIIFLIWYADWTFALLFTFISAMTQREFYKLLGLDGFEPLTAYGTLVGCLVCALAYLIEKGYLHTDSYFLICPASSMIFLIKLYKKRDMKPFTNIGFTFLGIIYVAMPFALLIVLALRGGAYHPTIILGCLFLLWASDIGAYFAGRTFGKRKLFERVSPKKSWEGAIGGAGAAALVALALAFYDSTLQPWQWYCVGAIIVVTGIYGDLVESLFKRSIAIKDSGTSIPGHGGFLDRFDSLILAAPFIISFLKLFA, from the coding sequence ATGAAGCGACGTTTAGCTAATATGTCGAACCTTCAACAGCGGGTGTTTGCCGCTGTGGTGGCGGTTCCGTTTATTATTTTTCTGATCTGGTACGCCGACTGGACGTTCGCGCTGCTCTTTACGTTTATCAGTGCCATGACGCAGCGCGAGTTCTACAAGCTGCTGGGTCTCGACGGCTTCGAGCCGCTAACGGCCTACGGTACACTGGTCGGGTGTTTGGTTTGTGCATTAGCCTATTTGATTGAAAAAGGCTATTTACACACCGATTCGTACTTTCTGATCTGCCCGGCGTCGTCGATGATTTTCCTGATCAAGCTTTACAAAAAGCGTGATATGAAGCCATTCACCAACATTGGCTTCACGTTTCTGGGCATTATTTACGTGGCAATGCCGTTTGCCCTGCTCATTGTGCTGGCGTTACGGGGCGGGGCGTATCATCCTACTATTATTCTGGGCTGTCTGTTTCTGCTATGGGCGAGCGACATTGGCGCGTACTTTGCCGGGCGCACCTTTGGCAAACGCAAACTGTTCGAGCGCGTGTCGCCGAAAAAGTCATGGGAAGGGGCCATTGGCGGAGCGGGTGCTGCCGCCCTCGTGGCCCTGGCTCTGGCCTTCTACGACAGCACCCTGCAACCCTGGCAGTGGTATTGCGTAGGGGCTATTATTGTTGTGACGGGTATTTACGGCGATTTGGTCGAATCGTTGTTCAAGCGCAGCATAGCTATTAAAGATTCGGGTACGAGCATCCCCGGTCACGGTGGCTTTTTAGATCGCTTCGACAGCCTGATTCTGGCCGCACCGTTTATCATCTCGTTTCTGAAACTGTTTGCCTGA
- a CDS encoding acyltransferase family protein, translated as MQPDQHATTAGSLPPVVNQLPARRYDLDWLRVGAILILLFYHTGMIYVSWGWHIKSTEHSQPMEEVMRWLHRWRMPLLFFISGAGTYFALRKRSYGGYAGERVRRLFVPLVFGMFVIVPPQIYIEWLFRGRFSGNYAEFYPNVFGFEPYHDGGTGGAFSWHHLWFVCYLFFYSLLSIPVFRWLRTSAGQRFTDRVGRLLARPGGAMWLVGLLWLNDVALGSFFPNETHALINDWAYFMKNLIIFWLGYLLISRRDFWQIIADQRRFFLAGTLICTLFLYGSRAMLTEEAIDGSTLIRTLYSFNSLGLTWFSVLATVAYGYRYLNVNRPILPYLNEAVYPFYILHQTVIVVVGYYVLTRTGLGVYSGFLTVSFGSLAVCIAIYWLLIRPFWLTRLLFGMK; from the coding sequence ATGCAACCCGATCAACACGCAACTACAGCCGGTTCCTTGCCGCCTGTTGTCAACCAACTTCCTGCCCGCCGGTACGATCTCGACTGGCTGCGGGTGGGTGCTATTCTGATTCTACTGTTCTACCACACCGGCATGATCTACGTGTCGTGGGGCTGGCACATCAAAAGCACCGAACACAGCCAGCCGATGGAGGAAGTAATGCGATGGCTGCACCGCTGGCGGATGCCGCTGCTATTTTTTATTTCAGGGGCCGGTACGTATTTCGCCCTTCGGAAACGCAGCTACGGTGGCTATGCGGGCGAGCGCGTTCGGCGACTGTTTGTGCCGTTAGTGTTCGGGATGTTTGTTATCGTGCCGCCCCAAATTTATATCGAGTGGTTGTTTCGGGGACGGTTTTCAGGCAATTACGCCGAATTTTACCCAAACGTTTTTGGTTTTGAACCTTACCACGATGGTGGTACGGGCGGGGCCTTTAGCTGGCACCATTTGTGGTTTGTGTGTTACCTGTTTTTCTATTCATTGCTGAGCATTCCCGTGTTTCGCTGGCTCCGAACCAGTGCCGGACAGCGATTTACTGACCGAGTAGGGCGGCTACTGGCCCGGCCCGGTGGGGCTATGTGGCTGGTGGGCCTGCTGTGGCTGAACGACGTGGCACTGGGCAGTTTTTTTCCCAATGAAACCCACGCCCTCATCAACGACTGGGCCTACTTCATGAAAAACCTGATTATTTTCTGGTTAGGCTACCTGCTCATCAGCCGACGCGACTTCTGGCAAATCATTGCCGATCAGCGACGATTTTTTCTGGCCGGAACCCTCATTTGTACGTTGTTTCTCTACGGTTCGCGGGCCATGCTGACCGAAGAGGCCATCGACGGTTCGACTCTGATAAGAACCTTGTATAGTTTCAACAGTCTGGGCCTGACGTGGTTTTCGGTGCTGGCAACGGTGGCCTACGGTTATCGGTATCTGAACGTAAACCGGCCCATTTTGCCGTACCTGAACGAAGCCGTGTACCCGTTTTACATCCTGCACCAAACCGTTATTGTTGTTGTTGGGTACTACGTGCTGACGCGCACCGGGCTGGGTGTTTACAGCGGTTTCTTGACAGTAAGTTTCGGTTCGCTGGCGGTGTGTATTGCAATTTATTGGCTGCTGATCAGGCCGTTCTGGCTAACGCGGCTGCTGTTTGGCATGAAATAA
- a CDS encoding putative signal transducing protein, producing the protein MANPGSDSWESIYSSPLPHRAELAKALLAEHDIPAVVVNSQSSSYPTLSLGKSEVHVMAKDAILAKVILDNEATFS; encoded by the coding sequence ATGGCTAATCCTGGTTCAGACTCCTGGGAATCAATTTATTCGTCACCGCTGCCGCATCGGGCCGAGCTGGCAAAAGCCCTGCTGGCCGAACACGACATTCCGGCAGTGGTCGTGAACAGCCAAAGCAGCAGCTACCCCACGCTGAGTCTGGGCAAAAGTGAAGTGCACGTTATGGCTAAGGACGCGATTCTTGCCAAAGTTATCCTTGATAATGAAGCGACGTTTAGCTAA
- the dusB gene encoding tRNA dihydrouridine synthase DusB, whose amino-acid sequence MVSIGNIQLPDFPLLLAPMEDVSDPPFRAVCKANGADLMYTEFISSEGLIRDAAKSVQKLDIFEYERPIGIQLFGSDVQTMAECARIATRANPDLIDINYGCPVKNVACRGAGAALLQDIPKMVQMTEAVVKATHLPVTVKTRLGWDDTTKNVEEVAERLQDIGIKALTIHGRTRSQMYKGSADWTLIGRIKNNSRIQIPIFGNGDIDSPEKAVEYKNRYGVDGVMIGRASIGYPWIFNEIKHFVKTGQHLSAPTIADRVAVCRQHLDFSIRWKGEITGLFEMRRHYANYFKGLPDFKPYRQRLVTTDTYADTRAVLDEVAEHYTSEPGLATIDKISTRLYAALT is encoded by the coding sequence GTGGTTTCTATTGGCAACATTCAACTTCCCGACTTTCCGCTACTGCTCGCCCCGATGGAGGACGTGAGCGACCCGCCGTTTCGCGCCGTTTGCAAGGCCAACGGAGCTGACCTGATGTATACAGAATTTATTTCGTCGGAAGGCTTAATCCGCGATGCGGCCAAGAGCGTACAGAAACTCGATATTTTTGAATACGAACGGCCCATCGGTATTCAACTGTTTGGCTCCGACGTACAAACAATGGCCGAATGCGCCCGTATTGCTACCCGCGCCAACCCCGACCTGATCGACATCAATTACGGCTGTCCGGTGAAGAACGTAGCCTGCCGGGGAGCAGGGGCCGCTTTATTGCAGGATATTCCGAAAATGGTGCAGATGACCGAAGCGGTAGTAAAAGCAACGCACCTGCCCGTAACCGTGAAAACCCGGCTCGGCTGGGACGATACCACGAAGAACGTAGAGGAAGTAGCCGAACGCTTGCAGGACATCGGTATCAAGGCCCTTACCATTCACGGGCGTACCCGGTCGCAGATGTACAAAGGCAGTGCCGACTGGACGCTGATTGGCCGGATCAAAAACAACTCACGCATTCAGATTCCTATCTTCGGCAATGGCGACATCGATTCGCCCGAAAAGGCCGTGGAATACAAAAACCGGTATGGCGTCGATGGCGTAATGATTGGTCGGGCGAGCATCGGCTATCCGTGGATTTTCAACGAAATCAAGCATTTTGTGAAAACCGGGCAGCATCTGTCGGCACCCACCATTGCCGACCGCGTGGCTGTGTGCCGCCAGCACCTCGACTTTTCGATTCGCTGGAAGGGTGAGATTACCGGTCTGTTCGAGATGCGCCGGCATTATGCCAACTATTTCAAAGGGCTGCCCGATTTCAAACCTTACCGCCAGCGGCTCGTTACGACCGATACCTACGCCGACACCCGCGCCGTGCTGGATGAAGTGGCTGAACATTATACGTCTGAACCAGGATTAGCCACGATTGACAAGATTAGTACAAGATTGTACGCTGCGCTTACCTGA
- a CDS encoding DMT family transporter: MANPGSDGSNHRPLLAWVLLCTLAVVWGSSFILMKLSLQIFTSEQVAAGRIMLAWLFFLPLIGYQARQPAVRETVRSRWVYLLIAGLLGNLLPAFLFAIAGAHLNSSLAGALNSLSPLFTLLIGAAFFGGSIRARQLTGVLLGLAGSVLLIFFSATGAFSVNGYALLIALATLCYGLNINLIGKYLSHLPPLVSSGWIFALIGPIALAALLLTPYNPAIWQAEHRWSLLALLVLGVFGSGVMTVLFNRVVQLTSPVFAASVTYLMPIVSLGWGFVAGEIIYLPQYIGMGICLLGVWLSNRR; this comes from the coding sequence GTGGCTAATCCTGGTTCAGATGGTTCAAATCATCGCCCGTTGTTGGCGTGGGTGCTGCTGTGTACACTTGCAGTAGTGTGGGGCAGTTCGTTTATTCTGATGAAACTGAGCCTACAAATCTTCACGTCGGAGCAGGTAGCTGCCGGGCGGATTATGCTGGCATGGCTGTTTTTTCTGCCGCTGATTGGCTATCAGGCCCGCCAGCCTGCGGTTCGGGAGACGGTTCGGAGTCGATGGGTCTATTTGCTGATTGCCGGACTACTGGGAAATCTGTTGCCGGCCTTTCTGTTTGCCATTGCCGGGGCGCATCTGAACAGTTCGCTCGCGGGTGCGCTGAACTCGCTAAGCCCGCTGTTTACCCTGCTGATTGGCGCGGCTTTTTTTGGCGGCAGCATCCGGGCGCGGCAACTGACGGGTGTTCTGCTGGGATTGGCTGGCTCAGTTCTGCTCATCTTTTTTAGTGCAACGGGTGCGTTTTCGGTGAACGGCTACGCGCTGCTTATTGCGCTGGCAACGCTCTGCTACGGCCTGAATATCAACCTGATCGGCAAATATCTGAGTCACCTGCCCCCGCTGGTGTCGAGCGGCTGGATTTTCGCACTCATCGGTCCCATAGCCCTTGCGGCCTTACTCCTCACACCCTATAACCCGGCTATCTGGCAGGCCGAACACCGCTGGTCGCTGCTGGCTCTGCTGGTGCTGGGCGTATTTGGATCGGGGGTAATGACGGTGCTGTTCAACCGGGTTGTGCAGCTTACCTCGCCCGTTTTTGCGGCATCGGTCACGTATCTTATGCCGATTGTGTCGCTGGGCTGGGGCTTTGTGGCGGGCGAAATTATTTATCTGCCGCAGTATATCGGCATGGGAATTTGCCTCTTGGGCGTGTGGTTAAGCAACCGACGCTGA
- a CDS encoding UDP-2,3-diacylglucosamine diphosphatase: MSNLEHIPLPAGRHVYFASDFHLGTPTPDQSRAREQAVVNWLDTVRANAELIFLVGDVFDFWFEYKRSIPKGFIRLQGKLAELTDAGTRIVLFTGNHDMWMQDYFTQEMGIPVYRNPRQYEIGTKRFLIGHGDGLGPGDFTYKRLKRLFESGAGQWLFRWLHPDVGITLAQAWSRRSRISNQEKGEEFLGEDREWLMQYCREVEQREHHDYYVFGHRHLPLDLAVNDRSRYINLGEWVSAKTYGVFDGERLRLETWQG, translated from the coding sequence ATGTCCAACCTCGAACACATTCCGCTGCCCGCCGGTCGCCACGTTTATTTTGCTTCTGATTTTCACCTCGGAACCCCTACACCCGATCAAAGCCGTGCCCGCGAACAGGCCGTTGTTAACTGGCTCGACACCGTTCGTGCCAATGCCGAACTGATTTTCTTAGTCGGCGACGTGTTCGATTTCTGGTTTGAGTACAAACGTAGTATTCCAAAGGGATTTATTCGATTACAGGGCAAATTAGCCGAACTGACCGATGCCGGAACGCGCATTGTGCTGTTTACGGGCAATCACGACATGTGGATGCAGGATTATTTCACGCAGGAAATGGGTATTCCTGTGTATCGGAATCCGCGTCAGTACGAAATCGGCACGAAACGATTTCTGATCGGCCACGGCGACGGCCTCGGCCCCGGCGATTTTACCTACAAACGCCTGAAACGGCTGTTTGAAAGCGGAGCGGGGCAGTGGTTATTCCGATGGCTGCATCCCGACGTGGGCATTACGCTGGCGCAGGCATGGTCGCGCCGGAGCCGCATCAGCAATCAGGAAAAAGGGGAGGAGTTTCTGGGTGAAGACCGCGAGTGGCTCATGCAGTACTGCCGTGAAGTAGAGCAGCGCGAACACCATGATTATTACGTATTCGGCCACCGCCACCTCCCGCTCGATCTGGCCGTGAACGACCGCAGCCGGTATATTAACCTCGGCGAATGGGTATCGGCCAAAACCTACGGTGTGTTCGACGGCGAACGACTGAGGTTAGAAACGTGGCAGGGTTAA